In Papaver somniferum cultivar HN1 chromosome 1, ASM357369v1, whole genome shotgun sequence, a genomic segment contains:
- the LOC113283283 gene encoding 40S ribosomal protein S18-like yields the protein MSLVANEDFQHILRVLNTNVDGKQKIMFAMTSIKGIGRRFANIVCKKADVDMSKRAGELSAAELENLMTIVANPRQFKIPDWFLNRKKDYKDGRYSQVVSNALDMKLRDDLERLKKIRNHRGLRHYWGLRVRGQHTKTTGRRGKTVGVSKKR from the exons ATG TCTTTGGTTGCAAACGAAGATTTTCAACACATTCTTCGTGTGTTGAACACTAACGTTGATGGAAAGCAAAAGATTATGTTTGCTATGACCTCAATCAAGGGTATTGGTAGGAGATTTGCCAATATTGTCTGCAAGAAAGCTGATGTTGACATGAGCAAGAG GGCTGGTGAACTATCTGCAGCTGAGTTGGAGAATTTGATGACAATCGTTGCTAACCCACGTCAATTCAAAATTCCAGACTGGTTCTTGAACAGAAAGAAGGATTACAAGGATGGAAGATACTCACAAGTTGTATCTAATGCTCTTGACATGAAGCTCAGAGATGATTTGGAGCGTTTGAAGAAGATCAG GAACCATCGTGGTTTGAGGCATTACTGGGGTCTCAGAGTCCGTGGACAGCACACCAAGACTACTGGTCGCAGAGGTAAGACCGTTGGTGTCTCCAAGAAGCGTTGA